A part of Marinomonas rhizomae genomic DNA contains:
- a CDS encoding glutamine amidotransferase-related protein, protein MKIGILAAGITPDVLRDKYPTYAEMFAQQIAVLEPDLSFEIFDVRLDEFPESTDSCDAWLITGSKSDAYGDDPWISRLCEFIRDVDAKGQVLVGICFGHQVIARALGGRVAKFDGGWGVGVHHYKIVEEDVVPLDLQDIAFCAFHQDQVLEKPEKMKSFLSSDFCQHAGLIYKDRILTFQGHPEFSKDYEMALIDLYDGATLAPDVVHKARQSVESEAIQNKALMAWIGKFLQG, encoded by the coding sequence ATGAAGATAGGAATTCTCGCCGCGGGTATTACGCCTGATGTGTTACGCGATAAGTACCCGACTTACGCAGAAATGTTTGCTCAGCAGATCGCTGTATTAGAGCCGGATTTGTCGTTTGAAATATTTGATGTTCGTTTGGATGAGTTTCCAGAAAGTACTGATTCTTGTGATGCTTGGTTAATTACCGGGTCAAAATCCGATGCTTATGGTGATGATCCATGGATCAGTCGGTTGTGTGAGTTTATTCGGGATGTGGATGCTAAGGGCCAAGTGCTGGTGGGCATCTGTTTTGGTCACCAAGTGATTGCCCGTGCTTTGGGTGGTCGGGTTGCCAAGTTCGATGGCGGCTGGGGTGTCGGTGTACATCATTATAAGATTGTTGAGGAGGATGTGGTGCCTTTGGATCTGCAAGACATTGCGTTTTGTGCCTTCCACCAAGACCAAGTACTGGAAAAACCGGAAAAAATGAAGAGCTTTTTGAGCAGTGATTTTTGCCAACATGCGGGGTTGATTTATAAAGATCGCATCTTGACGTTCCAAGGTCACCCTGAGTTCTCTAAGGACTACGAAATGGCGTTGATAGATCTCTATGATGGGGCGACGCTGGCACCGGATGTTGTTCATAAAGCGCGTCAAAGTGTCGAAAGCGAAGCTATACAGAATAAAGCTCTAATGGCTTGGATTGGTAAGTTCTTACAAGGCTAA
- a CDS encoding siderophore ferric iron reductase: MERLIDRLFTAARSYIAVLDGEESVFNEKRNTTNVSAKTPEYALQILHSTLQKAHPETGAPYWRIRSWGLVCWQPIYLAMICVYQLKAVPLRLQDLEQKQNGEMVSGYILPDGIWQEGNHEVLIKSICEQLTVLFQSFENAHVNAFGGRPALYKGLLADQVMSALIAIGNLLPVTQKFDLEQDFRNWAEAMNLPLKPLAGLSQQDTEAPVFVRHTCCLHFRRDGGELCSNCPRLHNKKANLAS; the protein is encoded by the coding sequence ATGGAAAGGCTTATAGACCGTCTTTTCACCGCCGCCAGATCTTATATTGCCGTACTGGACGGAGAAGAAAGCGTCTTTAACGAGAAGCGAAACACTACCAACGTGTCCGCCAAAACACCGGAATACGCACTGCAAATTTTGCATAGCACATTACAAAAGGCGCACCCAGAAACGGGTGCGCCTTATTGGCGTATTAGATCTTGGGGATTAGTCTGTTGGCAGCCGATTTATCTGGCAATGATTTGCGTCTATCAGCTCAAAGCGGTGCCTCTGCGTTTACAAGACCTAGAACAAAAGCAAAACGGCGAAATGGTCTCAGGGTATATTTTACCGGATGGAATATGGCAGGAGGGAAATCACGAAGTTCTGATAAAAAGCATTTGTGAACAGCTAACGGTTCTTTTCCAGTCCTTTGAAAACGCGCATGTTAATGCTTTCGGCGGAAGACCTGCGCTTTACAAAGGCTTGCTAGCGGATCAGGTAATGAGCGCATTGATCGCAATAGGCAACTTACTACCAGTAACGCAAAAATTCGATCTTGAACAGGATTTTCGAAACTGGGCAGAAGCGATGAATTTACCCTTGAAACCGCTTGCAGGGCTTAGCCAACAAGATACAGAAGCGCCTGTTTTTGTCCGCCATACTTGCTGTTTACACTTCCGTCGTGATGGCGGTGAGCTTTGTAGTAATTGCCCTAGGCTGCATAATAAAAAGGCCAATTTGGCCTCCTAA
- a CDS encoding TonB-dependent siderophore receptor, with protein sequence MKPSAHFQSTLLALAIASASSYSHAADTSEMSDTSLEDQLSTLVVKGQTYRNTATKTQLDPEETPQAISVIDQNALQQRGTETVAEAVRYASGINTELRGGAVTRLDFFNIRGFKNDKAYYDGLQLLYNDWNLQPQIDMAAVEQVEVFKGPTSTLYGAMPPGGMVNLISKAPQSDSQHSVELTLGSDNKRETQIDSTGAINDKLNYRVVGLFRQKDGQAVTSEEERIMIAPSIDWKISDDTMLNLNMYYQQDPKMGVYSSLPSKGTVYNSINGKLPSNAYSGDANWETYDRDVLLLGYKLDHNINDTWRFLQNARFTTAKAYQENTYSSSLDSDERTLNRRAYLTDEKSEGINIDNQFSGLFDIGNAEHNILVGLDYLKLKSDVIYEDALAPSIDLYNPDYEQIIRDNLDFAGSGYSSDFTIDKEQTGMYLQDQIRLDQWVLIAGGRYDQFKATEKGRKYGATTNTKVDQSQFSGRAGALYEFDNGIAPFVSYAQSFEPITGADRNGKTFDTSTADQWEAGLKYKRRNITASATAFEIVKSKVLTRDPNGSAYDKIQVGEMRSRGIELELQQALTSDVTLKAAYTLQDVEVTKDNSGIEGNTPIWVPKSQFNSWLTYEPVEGKLAGASFGAGVRYVGQMQLDAANSNTVPSYTLVDLSIGYDLAMLSKQWQGASVRFSMSNVFDKTYYSCYDESNCWFGDERAVEVSARYAF encoded by the coding sequence ATGAAACCGTCTGCGCATTTCCAATCCACTTTACTTGCTTTAGCCATTGCTTCTGCTTCGTCTTACTCACACGCTGCTGACACATCAGAAATGAGCGATACGAGCTTAGAAGATCAATTAAGCACTCTTGTAGTGAAAGGTCAGACGTATCGAAATACAGCCACTAAAACCCAATTAGACCCAGAAGAAACACCACAAGCGATTTCAGTAATAGATCAAAATGCATTACAACAAAGGGGTACAGAAACAGTGGCGGAAGCCGTTCGCTATGCTTCTGGCATCAACACTGAATTGCGTGGCGGTGCGGTAACGCGATTAGACTTTTTCAATATCCGAGGGTTCAAGAACGACAAAGCCTACTATGACGGACTGCAGCTCCTTTATAACGATTGGAACCTACAGCCACAAATCGACATGGCAGCCGTAGAACAAGTGGAAGTATTCAAAGGCCCAACTTCAACTCTATATGGCGCTATGCCTCCTGGCGGCATGGTGAATCTCATCAGTAAAGCACCACAGTCAGACAGCCAACATAGTGTGGAATTAACATTAGGCAGCGACAATAAACGCGAAACACAGATCGATAGCACTGGCGCCATTAACGATAAACTCAACTATCGTGTCGTGGGTCTATTTCGCCAAAAAGATGGGCAAGCCGTTACCTCAGAAGAAGAGCGCATCATGATAGCGCCTTCTATTGATTGGAAAATCAGTGATGACACCATGCTTAATCTCAATATGTATTACCAACAAGACCCCAAAATGGGCGTCTATTCCTCTTTGCCATCGAAAGGCACTGTCTATAACAGTATTAATGGCAAGCTGCCTTCTAATGCCTATTCAGGTGATGCAAACTGGGAAACTTATGATCGAGATGTCCTATTGCTTGGTTATAAGCTCGATCACAACATCAATGATACTTGGCGCTTTTTACAAAATGCTCGTTTCACCACAGCAAAAGCCTACCAAGAAAACACCTATTCTTCTTCGCTAGACAGCGATGAAAGAACCTTGAACCGTCGCGCCTATCTCACAGACGAAAAATCCGAAGGCATCAACATAGACAACCAATTTTCTGGATTATTTGACATTGGCAATGCCGAGCACAATATCTTGGTCGGTCTAGATTACCTAAAGCTTAAGTCAGACGTGATCTACGAAGACGCTTTGGCGCCTAGCATCGATCTATATAACCCAGATTACGAGCAGATTATTAGAGATAACCTAGACTTTGCAGGGTCAGGCTACAGCAGCGATTTCACGATCGACAAAGAACAAACAGGCATGTATCTGCAAGATCAAATACGCCTTGATCAATGGGTACTGATTGCTGGTGGCCGCTACGATCAATTCAAAGCAACAGAAAAGGGCAGAAAATACGGCGCGACAACCAATACCAAGGTCGATCAAAGCCAATTTAGTGGCCGAGCTGGCGCTCTATACGAGTTTGATAATGGCATAGCGCCGTTTGTTAGTTACGCGCAAAGCTTCGAACCTATCACAGGCGCAGACCGAAATGGTAAAACGTTTGATACCTCTACAGCCGACCAATGGGAAGCGGGTCTGAAATACAAAAGACGAAACATCACCGCCAGTGCAACGGCGTTCGAAATAGTCAAAAGCAAGGTACTCACTCGTGATCCGAATGGTTCTGCGTACGACAAAATTCAAGTAGGTGAAATGCGCTCTCGTGGTATAGAGCTTGAATTACAGCAAGCACTTACATCCGATGTCACCCTAAAAGCCGCCTATACGCTGCAAGATGTAGAAGTCACCAAAGACAATAGCGGTATAGAAGGGAACACACCGATTTGGGTGCCTAAAAGCCAATTCAATTCCTGGCTAACGTACGAACCAGTCGAAGGAAAATTAGCGGGGGCGTCATTCGGTGCCGGTGTTCGTTATGTTGGTCAAATGCAGCTCGACGCTGCGAACTCTAACACCGTACCGTCTTACACCTTGGTCGATTTATCCATAGGTTACGACTTGGCGATGCTGTCTAAGCAATGGCAGGGCGCCAGTGTGAGATTTTCCATGAGCAACGTATTCGATAAAACCTATTACAGCTGCTACGACGAATCTAACTGCTGGTTCGGTGACGAAAGAGCCGTCGAAGTCAGCGCCCGCTATGCGTTCTAG
- a CDS encoding AraC family transcriptional regulator: MAYQNRLTRIEKVLDYIHENLDESIHVTNLAEKSCWSRWQFQRVFGQATGLTVAQYIRELRLSKAAELLLCSTIRHVDIAMQCGFDSEISFSRAFKQMFNCTPRNYRQRGKRYGLRTPLQYRSLHKTHTDTEKTFTQIRIESRDDFQIQGRYDWIRGPFSSAPDFSERVPQLWFKVMAEIETVKKGARPIGIIDTQDHLQHPDQMLYWAGYLEPIKASSPTTFNGAKPFNTTLDTVKVPLQEYAVIPVHGKATAVEKAFEWFIHHWLPESNYYGVQGYELEVYEPDYDPNSPQSYMEYWLPIKPR, encoded by the coding sequence ATGGCATATCAAAACAGACTCACACGTATAGAAAAGGTTTTAGACTACATCCACGAAAATCTGGATGAGTCGATCCATGTCACGAACTTAGCCGAAAAAAGCTGCTGGTCGCGTTGGCAATTTCAACGGGTATTTGGTCAGGCAACTGGTCTTACCGTTGCTCAATACATTAGAGAATTACGCTTAAGCAAAGCCGCTGAACTGTTACTGTGCTCTACAATTCGCCATGTAGATATTGCCATGCAATGTGGCTTTGACTCAGAAATAAGCTTCTCACGCGCGTTTAAGCAGATGTTTAACTGTACCCCAAGGAATTATCGACAACGAGGGAAGCGATATGGATTACGCACACCCTTACAATATAGAAGCCTTCACAAAACGCACACAGACACAGAAAAAACCTTCACCCAAATACGTATCGAAAGCCGCGATGACTTTCAAATCCAAGGTAGATACGATTGGATACGAGGACCATTTTCTTCTGCTCCAGATTTTTCCGAGCGAGTTCCACAACTATGGTTCAAAGTAATGGCTGAAATCGAAACAGTGAAAAAGGGCGCTCGGCCCATTGGCATAATCGACACTCAAGATCATCTCCAACATCCAGATCAAATGCTGTATTGGGCAGGGTACTTAGAACCAATCAAAGCATCATCCCCAACCACTTTTAATGGTGCCAAGCCATTTAATACCACATTAGATACGGTGAAGGTGCCACTTCAAGAATACGCGGTGATTCCGGTACATGGAAAAGCCACGGCAGTGGAAAAAGCCTTTGAATGGTTTATTCATCACTGGCTACCTGAATCTAATTATTACGGTGTGCAAGGCTATGAATTAGAAGTTTACGAGCCAGATTACGATCCAAACAGTCCCCAGAGCTATATGGAGTACTGGCTTCCAATAAAACCAAGGTAG
- a CDS encoding MFS transporter: MKELARTALYCAMFVAVGAVAGVLGPSLIYLADLIDASVAEISIVFSARAIGNILGALLAGRMFDRWQGHHYLILMLLLMIVGLLLVPFSTSLSMLVVLFFLLGATEVSANAGGNMMMLWLHKDKVGSYVTILHLCHSAGAMLAPLILVFAQWATGQTYGAGYWMIAIYALLLPIFLWKQPSPTFEVRASEVVPATKQKATFLAFLTVIFLYVGFEITIAGWISTYAVLSGEDQNTAAILVTWFFVSLSLGRLFSVFLLRFITPGQGIYGLLLVSLTGSLMMIFSDVSLVLIALWLGLGCSAFFPMLFSFGNSIMALNGKRTGYVFVCCGLGALVAPSLTGPILEAFSASAFPYLLLALVVLVTLSWQRLAVMTRGR, translated from the coding sequence ATGAAGGAATTAGCTCGTACTGCGCTCTATTGCGCCATGTTTGTTGCGGTTGGTGCGGTGGCCGGCGTTCTTGGGCCGAGTTTGATTTACTTGGCGGATTTGATCGATGCCTCGGTAGCTGAAATATCCATAGTGTTTAGTGCCCGAGCAATCGGCAATATTCTTGGCGCTCTATTGGCCGGTCGAATGTTTGATCGCTGGCAGGGTCATCACTATCTGATTCTCATGCTGTTGTTGATGATCGTGGGTTTGCTGTTAGTGCCCTTCTCGACCAGTTTGTCGATGTTGGTGGTATTGTTTTTCTTGCTTGGCGCTACAGAAGTGTCTGCTAACGCTGGTGGCAATATGATGATGCTGTGGCTGCATAAAGATAAAGTGGGCTCATATGTGACCATTTTGCATTTATGCCATAGTGCTGGCGCCATGTTAGCTCCATTGATTTTGGTCTTTGCTCAATGGGCGACAGGGCAAACTTATGGTGCTGGTTATTGGATGATCGCTATTTACGCTTTGTTGTTACCTATATTTTTATGGAAACAACCGAGCCCAACTTTCGAAGTCCGAGCCAGTGAAGTTGTTCCTGCAACAAAGCAAAAAGCCACTTTCTTGGCGTTCCTTACAGTCATTTTTTTGTATGTGGGGTTTGAGATTACCATCGCTGGTTGGATCAGTACGTATGCGGTTTTGTCTGGAGAGGATCAAAACACCGCGGCGATTTTAGTAACCTGGTTCTTTGTTAGCTTATCTCTGGGACGTTTATTCTCGGTATTCTTATTGCGATTTATTACCCCAGGACAAGGCATTTACGGTTTGCTGCTAGTGAGTTTAACTGGAAGCCTGATGATGATTTTCTCTGATGTATCACTGGTGTTGATCGCCTTGTGGTTGGGATTAGGCTGCTCTGCTTTTTTCCCTATGCTGTTTTCCTTTGGCAACAGCATTATGGCACTTAACGGCAAACGTACAGGTTATGTCTTCGTGTGCTGTGGATTGGGTGCGCTGGTGGCTCCGTCTTTAACTGGGCCAATTCTTGAAGCATTTAGCGCCTCAGCGTTTCCCTATCTGTTATTAGCTTTGGTGGTGTTAGTTACCTTGAGTTGGCAGAGGTTGGCTGTGATGACTCGAGGCCGCTAG
- the gmhB gene encoding D-glycero-beta-D-manno-heptose 1,7-bisphosphate 7-phosphatase: protein MAQIKPIILLDRDGVINQDSDAYVKSVEEWQPIPGSIKSIAALSKAGFKVFVVTNQSGIARGYYDEATLNAMHDKMIALVEAEGGKVDGIQYCPHGPDDNCNCRKPKSGMIEAIEAELGLSFEEHPAIMVGDSLRDLQAGNARGCSPVLVLTGKGRETQYKTIDFPFNVYTDLAAFTIATLHKYS from the coding sequence ATGGCGCAAATTAAACCTATTATTCTGTTAGACCGAGACGGCGTCATTAACCAAGACTCAGATGCTTATGTGAAATCAGTTGAAGAATGGCAACCCATTCCAGGCAGCATTAAATCCATCGCTGCACTTTCCAAAGCAGGCTTTAAAGTCTTTGTGGTGACGAACCAATCAGGTATTGCCCGCGGCTATTATGATGAAGCCACTCTAAACGCCATGCACGATAAAATGATAGCACTGGTCGAAGCTGAGGGCGGTAAAGTAGATGGCATTCAATATTGCCCCCATGGACCTGATGATAACTGCAACTGTCGCAAGCCCAAAAGCGGCATGATTGAAGCGATTGAAGCTGAACTTGGCTTGTCTTTTGAAGAGCACCCAGCAATCATGGTTGGAGACTCTCTACGAGACCTTCAGGCAGGAAATGCGCGTGGTTGTTCACCAGTATTGGTGTTAACAGGAAAAGGCCGTGAGACGCAGTACAAGACGATAGACTTCCCATTCAATGTCTATACTGATCTTGCCGCATTCACCATAGCGACGTTACACAAATACAGCTAA
- the ybaK gene encoding Cys-tRNA(Pro) deacylase: protein MTPAINQLKKRKIEFNIHEYEHDPHCSNFGEEAADKLNLDPACVFKTLLVTDDKNTFVTIVPVTGTLNLKRAANALGVKKLHMADVKDAERLTGYLVGGISPIGQKKSLVTCIDESAQAFEKIYVSGGLRGLEIGLSPKDLSLACRNTTFAAIGETK from the coding sequence GTGACGCCGGCGATTAACCAACTTAAAAAACGCAAGATTGAGTTTAATATTCACGAATACGAACACGATCCACATTGTTCTAATTTTGGTGAAGAGGCGGCAGATAAACTGAATCTTGATCCCGCTTGTGTGTTCAAAACACTGTTAGTCACCGACGACAAAAACACCTTCGTTACTATTGTTCCAGTAACAGGTACTTTGAATTTAAAGCGCGCGGCCAATGCACTGGGCGTTAAAAAATTGCATATGGCAGACGTGAAAGACGCCGAGCGCCTTACCGGTTATTTAGTGGGTGGCATCAGCCCAATAGGGCAAAAGAAAAGCCTTGTCACTTGTATCGATGAAAGCGCCCAAGCCTTTGAAAAAATCTATGTCAGCGGTGGACTACGTGGGTTGGAAATAGGCCTATCCCCAAAGGATCTTAGTCTCGCTTGCCGTAATACCACCTTCGCAGCGATTGGCGAAACAAAATAG
- a CDS encoding TrkH family potassium uptake protein — protein sequence MHFSVILRVIGLLVMVFSVSLIPPIIVSLIYSDGALNAFLYALGINLIGGFLLWFPVRNERGELKIRDGFLVTVLFWTVLGLFGSVPFFLAETPDLSFTDALFESISGLTTTGATILIGIDALPQSILFYRQLLTWLGGMGIIVLAVAIMPMLGIGGMQLYRAETPGPVKDTKLTPRIAETAKALWYIYATLTSVCALGYWIAGMSLFDAICHSFSTVAIGGFSTHDESIGYFNSVAIEMICTFFMIVSAFNFALHFYAWRHKSVWHYFKDPEARFFLLILSCTVILSTLVLAMTSTYDWSSSIRYAVFESVSIATTSGFGTSDFASWPHFLPFLLIVTSFVGGCASSTGGGMKVIRILLILKQGMREIKRLIHPNAVIPVKVGGKAINERVVSAVWGFFSAYLLVYVVLMIGLMATGLDQVTAWSAVAATLNNLGPGLGDVASSFTNVSDPAKWMLCFSMLLGRLEVFTLLVLFTPMFWQK from the coding sequence ATGCATTTTAGTGTTATTTTAAGAGTCATCGGATTATTGGTTATGGTGTTCAGTGTGTCGCTGATTCCGCCAATAATTGTCTCTTTGATTTATTCTGATGGCGCGCTCAATGCGTTTCTTTATGCGTTAGGAATAAACTTAATCGGCGGCTTTCTTCTGTGGTTCCCTGTTCGTAATGAACGCGGTGAATTAAAGATTCGCGATGGTTTCTTGGTGACAGTACTGTTTTGGACGGTATTGGGCTTGTTCGGTTCGGTGCCGTTCTTCTTAGCGGAAACACCAGACTTAAGCTTTACCGATGCCTTGTTTGAATCGATTTCAGGACTCACCACCACAGGGGCCACCATCCTCATCGGCATTGATGCTTTGCCTCAGTCTATATTGTTCTATCGACAGCTACTTACTTGGTTAGGCGGCATGGGTATCATCGTATTGGCCGTTGCCATTATGCCAATGCTGGGTATCGGCGGTATGCAGCTTTACCGTGCAGAAACTCCTGGTCCAGTTAAAGACACCAAGCTCACGCCTCGTATTGCCGAAACCGCAAAAGCGCTTTGGTACATTTATGCAACCTTAACCAGCGTTTGTGCTTTGGGTTATTGGATTGCAGGAATGAGCTTATTCGATGCCATTTGCCATAGTTTTTCGACGGTCGCGATAGGCGGTTTCTCAACTCATGATGAGAGTATAGGTTACTTCAATAGTGTCGCTATCGAAATGATTTGTACCTTCTTTATGATTGTTTCGGCATTCAACTTCGCTCTGCATTTCTACGCTTGGCGTCATAAAAGCGTATGGCATTATTTTAAAGATCCAGAAGCACGTTTCTTTTTATTGATCCTGTCCTGTACGGTTATTTTGTCGACTCTCGTGCTTGCCATGACATCGACTTACGATTGGAGTTCATCGATTCGCTATGCGGTATTCGAGAGTGTTTCCATCGCAACGACATCCGGCTTTGGCACATCGGACTTCGCTAGCTGGCCGCATTTCTTGCCTTTCTTGTTGATCGTTACGTCGTTTGTCGGTGGCTGTGCCAGTTCGACAGGCGGTGGCATGAAAGTAATACGTATTCTGTTAATCCTTAAACAGGGTATGCGTGAGATCAAACGTTTGATTCACCCAAATGCGGTTATTCCGGTTAAAGTGGGCGGCAAGGCCATCAATGAAAGAGTGGTATCTGCAGTGTGGGGCTTCTTCTCAGCCTACTTACTAGTTTACGTGGTACTAATGATTGGCTTAATGGCAACGGGATTGGATCAAGTCACGGCTTGGTCTGCCGTTGCAGCAACATTGAATAACTTAGGTCCGGGCTTAGGCGACGTCGCTTCTAGCTTTACGAATGTCAGTGATCCAGCAAAATGGATGCTGTGTTTTTCTATGTTGTTGGGTCGTTTGGAAGTCTTTACCTTGTTGGTATTGTTCACTCCAATGTTTTGGCAAAAATAG